Proteins encoded by one window of Agelaius phoeniceus isolate bAgePho1 chromosome 3, bAgePho1.hap1, whole genome shotgun sequence:
- the PELI1 gene encoding E3 ubiquitin-protein ligase pellino homolog 1 isoform X1: protein MYRKSKWKRGYNLEGLGHGNNEKSVPQLLISDLKFEKSLAKLMFSPDQENHPSKAPVKYGELIVLGYNGSLPNGDRGRRKSRFALFKRPKANGVKPSTVHIACTPQAAKAISNKDQHSISYTLSRAQTVVVEYTHDSNTDMFQIGRSTESPIDFVVTDTVPGSQSNSDTQSVQSTISRFACRIICERNPPFTARIYAAGFDSSKNIFLGEKAAKWKTSDGQMDGLTTNGVLVMHPRNGFTEDSKPGVWREISVCGNVFSLRETRSAQQRGKMVENETNQLQDGSLIDLCGATLLWRTAEGLARTPTVKHLEALRQEINAARPQCPVGFNTLAFPSMKRKDVVDEKQPWVYLNCGHVHGYHNWGNKEERDGKDRECPMCRSVGPYVPLWLGCEAGFYVDAGPPTHAFSPCGHVCSEKTTAYWSQIPLPHGTHTFHAACPFCAHQLAGEQGYIRLIFQGPLD, encoded by the exons gaaataatgaaaaaagtgTGCCACAACTCTTGATCAGTGACCTGAAGTTTGAGAAGTCATTAGCTAAGCTCATGTTTTCTCCTGATCAAGAAAATCATCCATCCAAAGCACCAGTCAAATATGGTGAATTGATTGTATTGGG GTACAATGGGTCTCTCCCAAATGGAGAtagagggagaaggaaaagtaggtttgctttgtttaaaaGGCCCAAGGCAAATGGGGTGAAACCTAGCACTGTGCACATTGCCTGTACCCCTCAAGCAGCAAAG GCAATAAGTAATAAGGACCAACACAGCATATCTTACACTTTGTCTCGGGCCCAGACTGTAGTAGTTGAATATACTCATGACAGCAACACAGATATGTTCCAG ATTGGTCGGTCAACAGAGAGTCCTATAGACTTTGTAGTAACAGATACAGTTCCTGGGAGTCAGAGTAATTCAGATACACAGTCTGTGCAGAGCACAATATCAAGGTTTGCCTGCAGAATCATATGTGAACGTAACCCTCCCTTTACAGCAAGAATATATGCTGCAGGATTTGACTCctcaaaaaacatttttcttggG GAGAAAGCTGCAAAGTGGAAGACATCAGATGGGCAAATGGATGGACTAACAACAAATGGAGTTCTTGTTATGCATCCTCGTAATGGATTCACAGAAGACTCCAAGCCAGGGGTGTGGAGAGAGATTTCTGTGTGTGGGAATGTGTTCAGCCTCCGTGAAACCAGATCAGCTCaacagagggggaaaatg GTTGAGAACGAGACGAACCAGCTGCAGGACGGCTCCCTGATCGACCTGTGCGGGGCGACGCTGCTGTGGCGCACGGCCGAGGGGCTGGCGCGCACGCCCACCGTCAAGCACCTGGAGGCTCTGAGGCAGGAGATCAACGCAGCCAGGCCCCAGTGCCCCGTGGGCTTCAACACCCTGGCCTTCCCCAGCATGAAGAGAAAAGATGTAGTAGATGAAAAGCAGCCGTGGGTGTACCTGAACTGCGGCCACGTGCATGGCTACCACAACTGGGGGAACAAAGAGGAGAGGGACGGCAAGGACCGCGAGTGCCCCATGTGCCGCTCCGTCGGCCCCTACGTGCCTCTGTGGCTCGGGTGTGAAGCGGGATTTTATGTGGATGCTGGACCTCCAACTCATGCATTCAGCCCCTGTGGACACGTGTGCTCAGAAAAGACAACTGCATATTGGTCCCAAATTCCTCTTCCTCATGGTACTCACACTTTTCATGCAGCCTGTCCCTTCTGTGCGCATCAGCTGGCTGGTGAGCAGGGTTACATCAGGCTCATTTTCCAAGGGCCTCTCGACTAA
- the PELI1 gene encoding E3 ubiquitin-protein ligase pellino homolog 1 isoform X2 has protein sequence MFSPDQENHPSKAPVKYGELIVLGYNGSLPNGDRGRRKSRFALFKRPKANGVKPSTVHIACTPQAAKAISNKDQHSISYTLSRAQTVVVEYTHDSNTDMFQIGRSTESPIDFVVTDTVPGSQSNSDTQSVQSTISRFACRIICERNPPFTARIYAAGFDSSKNIFLGEKAAKWKTSDGQMDGLTTNGVLVMHPRNGFTEDSKPGVWREISVCGNVFSLRETRSAQQRGKMVENETNQLQDGSLIDLCGATLLWRTAEGLARTPTVKHLEALRQEINAARPQCPVGFNTLAFPSMKRKDVVDEKQPWVYLNCGHVHGYHNWGNKEERDGKDRECPMCRSVGPYVPLWLGCEAGFYVDAGPPTHAFSPCGHVCSEKTTAYWSQIPLPHGTHTFHAACPFCAHQLAGEQGYIRLIFQGPLD, from the exons ATGTTTTCTCCTGATCAAGAAAATCATCCATCCAAAGCACCAGTCAAATATGGTGAATTGATTGTATTGGG GTACAATGGGTCTCTCCCAAATGGAGAtagagggagaaggaaaagtaggtttgctttgtttaaaaGGCCCAAGGCAAATGGGGTGAAACCTAGCACTGTGCACATTGCCTGTACCCCTCAAGCAGCAAAG GCAATAAGTAATAAGGACCAACACAGCATATCTTACACTTTGTCTCGGGCCCAGACTGTAGTAGTTGAATATACTCATGACAGCAACACAGATATGTTCCAG ATTGGTCGGTCAACAGAGAGTCCTATAGACTTTGTAGTAACAGATACAGTTCCTGGGAGTCAGAGTAATTCAGATACACAGTCTGTGCAGAGCACAATATCAAGGTTTGCCTGCAGAATCATATGTGAACGTAACCCTCCCTTTACAGCAAGAATATATGCTGCAGGATTTGACTCctcaaaaaacatttttcttggG GAGAAAGCTGCAAAGTGGAAGACATCAGATGGGCAAATGGATGGACTAACAACAAATGGAGTTCTTGTTATGCATCCTCGTAATGGATTCACAGAAGACTCCAAGCCAGGGGTGTGGAGAGAGATTTCTGTGTGTGGGAATGTGTTCAGCCTCCGTGAAACCAGATCAGCTCaacagagggggaaaatg GTTGAGAACGAGACGAACCAGCTGCAGGACGGCTCCCTGATCGACCTGTGCGGGGCGACGCTGCTGTGGCGCACGGCCGAGGGGCTGGCGCGCACGCCCACCGTCAAGCACCTGGAGGCTCTGAGGCAGGAGATCAACGCAGCCAGGCCCCAGTGCCCCGTGGGCTTCAACACCCTGGCCTTCCCCAGCATGAAGAGAAAAGATGTAGTAGATGAAAAGCAGCCGTGGGTGTACCTGAACTGCGGCCACGTGCATGGCTACCACAACTGGGGGAACAAAGAGGAGAGGGACGGCAAGGACCGCGAGTGCCCCATGTGCCGCTCCGTCGGCCCCTACGTGCCTCTGTGGCTCGGGTGTGAAGCGGGATTTTATGTGGATGCTGGACCTCCAACTCATGCATTCAGCCCCTGTGGACACGTGTGCTCAGAAAAGACAACTGCATATTGGTCCCAAATTCCTCTTCCTCATGGTACTCACACTTTTCATGCAGCCTGTCCCTTCTGTGCGCATCAGCTGGCTGGTGAGCAGGGTTACATCAGGCTCATTTTCCAAGGGCCTCTCGACTAA